The Rhodothermia bacterium genome includes a region encoding these proteins:
- a CDS encoding FixH family protein — MHTQKDIGYYRWPVFIIALLVITMIGSISVLFIANYDGGAKVVDNYYKKALDFDKNTALLHESQKLGWKATIEKAVQDDTKLVNITFSVVDREGKPLSNLTGKMSAERVGTTITTKTDLTAIAGQPGKFMAQANFATNGLWDITVLFSDGQKVFKQILRQEIL; from the coding sequence ATGCACACTCAAAAAGACATAGGCTACTACCGTTGGCCAGTATTCATTATTGCGCTTCTGGTGATCACGATGATTGGGAGCATTAGTGTTTTGTTCATTGCCAATTATGATGGCGGCGCTAAAGTAGTGGACAATTATTACAAAAAGGCATTGGATTTTGACAAAAACACGGCACTCTTGCATGAAAGTCAGAAATTGGGCTGGAAGGCTACTATTGAAAAGGCAGTACAGGATGACACCAAATTGGTGAACATCACCTTTTCTGTTGTAGATCGAGAAGGCAAGCCGTTATCCAATTTAACCGGAAAGATGAGTGCGGAACGTGTCGGTACAACAATCACCACAAAAACAGATCTTACCGCCATTGCTGGTCAACCAGGCAAATTTATGGCACAGGCTAATTTTGCCACTAACGGACTTTGGGACATCACCGTTTTATTTTCTGATGGTCAAAAGGTGTTCAAACAAATTCTACGCCAAGAAATCCTTTAA
- a CDS encoding sodium:solute symporter — translation MHWIDYSIVGVYLAILIAISYYFQRLATRNTNSFFLGDNNLPWWALGASGMASNLDVSGTMIIAAMVYALGVQGIYIGIRGDVVLILAFLMIFTGKWNRRSNVMTVAEWMEFRFGTGREGQLARLLSAISALVFTVWALSYFNTGSGIFFKEMLGIDPFYGMLIMISISLLYSVLSGLYGVVYTEVFQGVLILITIIYVVIRVMVTYTLPETFMVSVPVEGGGFKQIETTLSSWTQMLPSWSLNLPAGPYAQYNILGLATLYYLFRTVLDGASGAGGYIAQRFYAAKNEREVGLLSLFWVFLLAFRWPFVISIAILGIFWGIEGNVIENPEAVLPVVMMNLFPVGMKGLVVAGLMAAAMSTFVALVNSGAAYWVNDLYVRFMNPQATDKTQILHSRGASVVVVILGLATTYLFTSLNDVWDWLLMGFGVGMIIPGVFRWYWWRFNGYGYAAGVVTGLLFSTGQRLFEFQLDAFTTFFLTASITTIACILATLLTPPTEMDTLVNFYRKTRPFGFWKPVKAIVAPEEVASIRTENRKDLIATPFAMGWQMSLFIMMMVLPTKQWTQFGIAFLVFVFFSAGLYLTWFRNLSKKSTLT, via the coding sequence ATGCACTGGATAGATTATAGTATTGTTGGCGTTTACCTTGCCATTCTGATTGCGATCAGCTATTATTTTCAACGGCTTGCTACCCGAAACACAAATAGCTTTTTCTTGGGAGACAACAACCTCCCATGGTGGGCCTTGGGCGCTTCGGGCATGGCTTCCAATCTTGACGTAAGTGGAACCATGATCATCGCTGCAATGGTTTATGCGCTTGGCGTTCAAGGGATTTACATTGGGATCCGCGGGGATGTCGTACTCATTCTTGCCTTTCTCATGATCTTTACAGGCAAATGGAACCGACGGAGCAATGTAATGACCGTTGCCGAATGGATGGAGTTCCGCTTTGGAACCGGACGAGAAGGACAGTTGGCACGCTTGCTCTCTGCAATATCCGCCTTGGTCTTCACGGTATGGGCTTTGTCCTATTTTAATACCGGGAGTGGAATTTTCTTCAAGGAGATGCTTGGTATTGATCCTTTCTATGGCATGTTAATCATGATTTCAATTTCCTTGCTTTATTCCGTTCTTAGTGGCTTATATGGCGTAGTTTATACCGAAGTTTTCCAAGGGGTACTCATCTTGATCACCATCATTTATGTTGTGATACGGGTTATGGTAACTTATACCTTGCCAGAAACCTTCATGGTCTCGGTTCCGGTTGAGGGCGGCGGTTTCAAACAAATTGAAACTACCCTAAGTTCATGGACACAAATGCTCCCCAGTTGGTCTCTAAACCTTCCGGCAGGGCCTTATGCACAATACAATATTCTTGGCTTGGCCACACTTTATTACCTTTTCAGAACCGTATTAGACGGTGCAAGTGGTGCTGGTGGCTACATTGCCCAACGCTTTTACGCCGCAAAAAACGAACGCGAAGTGGGTCTCTTAAGCCTATTCTGGGTGTTTCTGCTCGCCTTTCGTTGGCCATTCGTGATTAGCATTGCTATTTTGGGGATTTTCTGGGGTATTGAAGGTAATGTGATCGAAAATCCCGAAGCGGTTTTGCCAGTGGTAATGATGAACCTTTTTCCAGTAGGTATGAAAGGCTTGGTCGTGGCCGGATTGATGGCTGCGGCCATGAGTACCTTTGTAGCCTTGGTCAATTCTGGCGCAGCCTATTGGGTAAACGACCTATACGTCCGGTTTATGAACCCTCAAGCTACAGACAAAACCCAAATCTTGCACAGCCGTGGCGCATCGGTGGTAGTGGTGATCTTAGGGCTTGCAACCACGTACCTCTTCACCAGTCTGAACGATGTTTGGGACTGGCTCTTGATGGGTTTTGGCGTTGGTATGATTATTCCGGGCGTGTTTCGTTGGTATTGGTGGCGCTTTAATGGCTATGGCTATGCTGCGGGCGTCGTCACTGGGCTACTCTTTTCCACGGGACAACGCCTCTTCGAGTTTCAATTAGACGCATTTACCACTTTTTTCCTTACTGCAAGCATTACGACCATCGCCTGTATCCTAGCGACCCTGCTCACTCCACCTACGGAAATGGATACCTTGGTCAACTTTTACCGTAAAACCCGCCCCTTTGGCTTCTGGAAACCCGTAAAAGCCATTGTCGCACCCGAAGAAGTAGCGAGTATCCGTACTGAAAACAGAAAAGACTTGATCGCGACCCCCTTCGCTATGGGTTGGCAAATGTCTTTGTTTATTATGATGATGGTCCTCCCCACAAAACAATGGACTCAATTTGGCATCGCCTTCCTTGTATTTGTTTTTTTCTCTGCCGGCCTATACCTCACTTGGTTCCGTAACCTGAGTAAAAAATCAACCTTAACGTAA
- the ccoN gene encoding cytochrome-c oxidase, cbb3-type subunit I — translation MQSKETPNASVTVAESSAAEQFTGRTVTFSYDDQIVRYFLWATAIWGVVGMLVGVIIALQMPFYQANLGPYLTFGRLRPLHTNAVIFAFGGNGIFAAIYYSTQRLCKARLFNDLLSKIHFWGWQLIIVAAAITLPMGITSSKEYAELEWPIDIAITVVWVVFAVNFFGTLAVRREKHMYVALWFYIATILTVAVLHLGNSMALPVGMFKSYSLYAGVQDALMQWWYGHNAVAFFLTTPFLGLMYYFMPKAAERPVFSYRLSIVHFWTLVFIYIWAGPHHLNYTALPEWAATLGMTFSVMLWMPSWGGMINGLFTLRGAWHKLRDSVVLKMYVLGITFYGMSTFEGPMLSVKSVNALAHYTDWIIGHVHAGALGWNGFMLFGMIYWLLPRLWKTEIWSQKLATTHFWIGTIGMLLYVFAMYASGVTQGLMWRAFDETGRLMYPDFMETVVQIVPMYWARFIGGTLYLTGAILMLVNMFMTVRNAPKELPDTEVTLAVAS, via the coding sequence ATGCAATCAAAAGAAACGCCAAACGCATCTGTCACCGTCGCGGAGAGTAGCGCGGCTGAGCAGTTCACGGGGCGTACGGTCACGTTTTCTTACGACGACCAAATTGTACGCTATTTTTTATGGGCAACCGCCATTTGGGGGGTTGTAGGGATGTTGGTTGGGGTCATCATTGCCCTTCAAATGCCCTTCTACCAAGCTAATTTAGGCCCCTACTTAACCTTCGGACGTTTAAGACCACTGCACACGAACGCGGTGATTTTTGCTTTTGGGGGAAATGGTATTTTTGCGGCCATCTATTACTCTACCCAACGTCTTTGTAAGGCTCGTTTGTTTAACGACCTTCTCAGTAAAATTCACTTCTGGGGCTGGCAGTTAATCATCGTAGCTGCAGCCATTACCCTGCCCATGGGGATCACTTCCAGTAAAGAATACGCAGAATTAGAATGGCCAATAGACATTGCCATCACTGTCGTCTGGGTGGTTTTTGCCGTCAACTTCTTCGGAACCTTAGCCGTTCGTCGTGAGAAACACATGTATGTGGCCTTGTGGTTCTATATTGCAACGATTTTGACCGTTGCAGTTCTTCATCTTGGAAATAGTATGGCTCTTCCCGTAGGTATGTTTAAAAGTTATTCCTTGTATGCTGGAGTTCAAGACGCACTTATGCAGTGGTGGTACGGACACAATGCTGTTGCGTTCTTCCTTACTACGCCGTTCTTAGGGCTTATGTACTACTTTATGCCTAAAGCAGCTGAACGGCCTGTCTTCTCGTACCGCCTTTCTATTGTTCACTTTTGGACATTGGTCTTCATTTATATTTGGGCTGGCCCTCACCACTTGAACTATACCGCTCTCCCAGAATGGGCTGCTACATTAGGGATGACCTTCTCGGTGATGCTGTGGATGCCCAGTTGGGGTGGTATGATCAATGGTCTCTTCACCCTACGTGGTGCTTGGCACAAATTACGCGACAGTGTTGTACTCAAGATGTATGTTTTGGGGATTACCTTCTACGGTATGTCCACCTTTGAAGGCCCCATGCTTTCGGTAAAATCTGTCAATGCCTTGGCACACTATACGGACTGGATTATAGGTCACGTTCATGCGGGTGCATTGGGTTGGAACGGTTTCATGCTCTTCGGTATGATCTATTGGCTCTTACCAAGGTTGTGGAAAACGGAAATCTGGAGCCAAAAACTTGCCACCACCCATTTCTGGATCGGTACGATTGGCATGTTGCTCTATGTATTTGCGATGTATGCTTCGGGCGTTACGCAGGGTCTGATGTGGCGTGCTTTCGATGAAACTGGCCGCTTAATGTATCCAGACTTTATGGAAACAGTCGTACAAATCGTTCCGATGTATTGGGCACGTTTCATTGGCGGAACCTTGTACCTTACAGGAGCCATCCTGATGCTCGTCAACATGTTCATGACGGTTCGTAATGCCCCGAAAGAACTACCAGACACTGAAGTCACCCTCGCGGTAGCTTCTTAA
- a CDS encoding family 10 glycosylhydrolase, with translation MKKLLLCTETFFALLFFTFGLKVANAQGLPVYKKEVRGVWVTNVASDILNSRENIARGVDYLAKNGFNVIFPVVWNKDYTLHPSNVMVRHFGTTRKQDPYFSAQNRDPLAELIVEAHSRGIEVIPWFEYGFASNGFLVNAKPDWATKGVDGKVVNKNGFFWMAAINPDVQQFMLDLMKEVIENYDVDGIQGDDRLPAMAVEGGYDEYTVQLYKREHNGAAPPTYQKDPDWVQWRADKLTSFLGKLYRMTKKQDPNLTVSMSPSILDFAKYEYLQDWTRWLDSTYVDLVHPQAYRYDLFGYQSIVGQMVGSTPTSSGYVKQKYKHLISPGIVTKASQLNGPNLVRQMVNYHRNLGVMGEVFFYYEGMGAQNQFVADSLRKYFYKEPAVMPNRNSVWRPIPTILNESDATVIKSGTWEANSGTGYAGTVLRGKAGTNPVMTYRFSPPYSGFFDLFVWVPAGRTDATQVAPFLIKNNNGLQYTEFLNQQSSDSRWVKLTGIPATFGKDVEITIFADDVADGGAVYLDAIMFKLNRKRSPEVQIQFRTPISRETELPDQISLDQNYPNPFNPTTTIQFRLEKSAYVKLTLYDMLGRQVRTLVENRLLSAGEHHVRVDAHGLPSGLYHYRLETPTGTVVKQMTVLK, from the coding sequence ATGAAAAAGCTTCTTCTTTGCACAGAAACTTTTTTTGCACTCCTTTTTTTTACATTTGGGTTGAAGGTGGCAAATGCGCAAGGTCTTCCGGTTTATAAGAAAGAAGTGCGTGGAGTTTGGGTCACAAATGTGGCTTCCGATATTCTAAATTCCCGCGAGAACATTGCACGTGGTGTGGATTATTTAGCAAAAAATGGCTTTAACGTAATTTTTCCAGTGGTTTGGAACAAAGACTACACCCTACACCCCAGCAATGTGATGGTACGTCATTTTGGCACTACCCGCAAACAAGACCCCTATTTTTCTGCTCAGAACAGAGACCCCTTGGCCGAACTTATTGTGGAAGCACATAGCCGAGGCATAGAGGTAATTCCGTGGTTTGAATATGGCTTTGCCTCAAATGGCTTTTTAGTCAATGCCAAACCCGATTGGGCCACCAAAGGAGTAGATGGGAAAGTCGTGAACAAAAATGGTTTCTTTTGGATGGCCGCCATCAACCCTGATGTTCAGCAATTCATGCTCGACCTGATGAAGGAGGTGATTGAAAACTATGACGTGGACGGCATTCAGGGCGACGACCGCCTGCCCGCAATGGCCGTAGAGGGCGGATACGATGAATATACGGTGCAACTGTATAAGCGGGAACATAATGGGGCGGCTCCCCCTACATACCAAAAAGACCCAGATTGGGTACAGTGGCGTGCAGATAAACTTACTTCGTTCCTTGGAAAGCTCTATCGAATGACCAAGAAACAAGACCCAAATCTTACCGTTTCTATGTCACCCTCCATTTTAGATTTCGCAAAATATGAGTACTTACAAGACTGGACACGCTGGTTAGACTCTACCTATGTGGACTTGGTGCATCCACAAGCCTACCGCTACGACCTCTTTGGCTATCAATCCATAGTAGGGCAAATGGTTGGCTCTACCCCAACCTCCTCCGGCTATGTTAAACAAAAGTATAAACACCTCATTTCTCCCGGAATTGTTACCAAAGCCTCTCAACTCAATGGACCGAACCTTGTTCGGCAGATGGTGAACTACCACCGCAATCTCGGCGTAATGGGCGAGGTCTTCTTTTATTATGAAGGGATGGGGGCGCAAAACCAATTTGTGGCAGATTCACTCCGGAAGTATTTCTACAAGGAACCCGCTGTAATGCCCAACCGAAATTCCGTTTGGCGGCCCATTCCTACCATTTTAAACGAAAGCGACGCAACGGTGATCAAGTCCGGAACATGGGAAGCCAATTCCGGAACGGGGTATGCAGGCACGGTACTTCGTGGCAAGGCCGGAACCAACCCCGTAATGACGTACCGCTTCAGTCCTCCCTACTCTGGGTTCTTTGATCTTTTTGTTTGGGTTCCTGCCGGAAGAACAGATGCAACACAAGTGGCTCCTTTTTTAATTAAAAACAATAACGGCTTACAATACACGGAATTTCTCAACCAACAGTCGTCCGATAGCCGATGGGTAAAGCTCACAGGCATTCCAGCCACTTTTGGCAAAGATGTAGAAATTACCATATTTGCAGATGACGTAGCAGATGGGGGCGCTGTTTATTTGGACGCCATCATGTTTAAACTGAACCGAAAACGATCCCCAGAAGTTCAAATACAGTTCCGCACTCCCATTAGCCGCGAGACCGAACTCCCAGATCAAATATCCTTAGACCAGAACTACCCCAACCCCTTTAACCCTACAACCACCATACAGTTTAGGTTAGAAAAATCAGCCTACGTAAAACTCACGCTCTACGACATGCTCGGACGTCAAGTCCGCACCTTAGTGGAGAATCGCCTTCTTTCCGCTGGAGAACATCACGTTAGGGTAGATGCACACGGCTTACCCAGTGGACTTTACCACTATCGCCTTGAAACCCCAACTGGAACGGTGGTTAAACAAATGACCGTTCTCAAATAA
- the ccoO gene encoding cytochrome-c oxidase, cbb3-type subunit II produces MSTQKETFHRKIEGAWVLFTVLTLLSVLVGTVIEIAPMFLVKSNIPTISTVKPLTPLELAGRDIYQREGCVNCHSQMVRPFRDELERYGEYGKPGESIYDHPFLWGSKRTGPDLSRVGGKYPNLWHVRHMENPRSTSPRSLMPNYYWLLEYDLDLTNLSSHLSGLRTLGVPYTDREVSNAASLAQEQAKVIADDVAANGGPKNLQNKEIIAIVAYLQRLGKDLKAAPTANVNQGTSTNGGS; encoded by the coding sequence ATGAGTACGCAAAAAGAAACATTTCACCGTAAGATAGAAGGTGCTTGGGTATTGTTCACGGTACTCACCTTGCTTTCGGTTCTGGTGGGAACGGTTATAGAGATTGCTCCCATGTTCTTGGTCAAAAGCAACATTCCCACCATCAGTACGGTTAAACCCTTAACACCACTTGAGTTGGCAGGCCGCGATATTTACCAGCGCGAGGGTTGCGTAAACTGCCATTCGCAAATGGTTCGTCCATTCCGTGACGAGTTAGAACGTTACGGGGAATACGGAAAGCCGGGCGAATCCATCTATGACCATCCTTTCCTTTGGGGATCGAAGCGGACAGGCCCAGACTTATCACGTGTGGGTGGGAAGTATCCAAACCTCTGGCACGTCCGCCACATGGAAAACCCACGCTCTACAAGCCCGCGATCCCTGATGCCAAACTATTATTGGCTCTTGGAATATGATTTAGACCTCACCAACCTGTCGTCCCACCTTTCTGGTCTCCGCACGCTTGGCGTACCCTATACCGATAGGGAGGTGAGCAATGCAGCTTCTCTTGCACAGGAGCAAGCAAAGGTTATTGCAGACGATGTAGCAGCAAATGGAGGGCCTAAAAACCTGCAGAACAAAGAAATTATAGCGATTGTGGCTTATTTACAACGTTTGGGTAAAGACCTAAAAGCGGCTCCAACAGCAAATGTAAACCAAGGTACATCTACAAATGGAGGATCATAA
- a CDS encoding family 10 glycosylhydrolase: MRKFHGCYFAILLGLLGCSPPNKPLLNNQKPAMGEIRGVWLTNIDSDVMFTRKNIQDGMRRLAESGFNVVYPVVYNDGYTMYPSEVMAKYFGNDNRQDSVFIANKIDPLAEIIFEAKKYNIKVIPWFEFGFSSSYNPPDNILAKYPQWAGRDREGNILKKNGFTWLNAFHPDVQEFVMALVKEVIDRYEVDGIQGDDRLPALPSSGGYDNYTVSEYRKEHNGQNPPQNYKDPAWLKWRADKLSDFGGRLYRMVKAKNPKLIVSLSPSVYPWSLEEYLQDWPEWIRRGQVDMLHPQAYRYEIERYKATIDEMLRESGLDLKAGKVVLAPGILIKAGPRFNDHTYVMEALHYNREKGLQGEVFFFYEGLFEQNQNLADSLRARFYKKPTPFPWN; the protein is encoded by the coding sequence ATGAGAAAATTTCACGGGTGCTACTTCGCCATTTTATTGGGCTTGTTGGGATGTAGCCCCCCCAATAAACCGCTACTGAACAATCAAAAACCAGCAATGGGCGAAATCCGTGGGGTTTGGCTGACAAATATTGATTCGGATGTGATGTTTACCCGAAAAAACATCCAAGATGGTATGAGGCGCTTGGCCGAGTCCGGCTTCAATGTGGTTTACCCGGTCGTTTATAATGATGGTTATACGATGTATCCGAGCGAGGTAATGGCTAAGTATTTTGGGAATGACAATCGGCAGGATTCCGTTTTTATTGCCAATAAGATAGATCCGCTTGCCGAGATCATCTTTGAGGCCAAGAAATACAACATCAAGGTTATCCCTTGGTTCGAGTTTGGTTTTTCCAGTTCTTATAATCCGCCCGATAATATACTTGCCAAGTACCCACAATGGGCTGGCCGCGACCGAGAGGGCAACATCCTGAAAAAGAATGGCTTTACATGGTTAAATGCCTTCCATCCGGATGTACAAGAATTTGTGATGGCGTTGGTCAAGGAGGTCATAGACCGTTATGAGGTTGATGGCATCCAAGGAGACGACCGACTGCCGGCGCTTCCTTCTTCGGGTGGGTACGACAATTACACCGTAAGCGAATATCGTAAAGAGCACAATGGCCAAAATCCCCCTCAAAATTATAAAGATCCGGCATGGCTGAAGTGGCGAGCGGATAAGTTATCCGACTTTGGCGGGCGATTGTACCGAATGGTGAAGGCCAAAAACCCCAAATTAATCGTTTCACTTTCACCAAGTGTTTACCCTTGGTCTTTGGAAGAATACCTACAAGATTGGCCGGAGTGGATTAGGCGCGGCCAGGTAGATATGCTCCATCCGCAAGCGTATCGTTACGAAATTGAGCGATATAAAGCCACTATAGATGAAATGCTCCGAGAATCGGGCTTAGACCTGAAAGCCGGAAAAGTCGTTCTTGCTCCCGGTATTCTGATTAAAGCCGGTCCTCGGTTTAACGATCACACCTATGTTATGGAAGCCTTGCACTATAACCGCGAAAAGGGGTTACAGGGCGAAGTCTTTTTCTTCTACGAAGGACTTTTTGAGCAAAATCAAAACCTTGCCGATAGCCTTCGGGCAAGGTTTTACAAAAAACCGACCCCATTTCCTTGGAATTGA
- the ccoG gene encoding cytochrome c oxidase accessory protein CcoG: MSKFLIENIEILPADEEVISIMTKDGHRKWMYPIKSSGRFYNARLIVGWLLIAFFVSLPMIKINGQPAVLVDFIHRKFALFGQTFYPTDTFLLLLFMVGTILSVIIGTAFLGRVWCGWGCPQTVYLEFVYRPIERWLEGPEHVRRRRDMSPMSFDAFWRKAVKFVLYLMISFALANVFVSYFVGWDHLLDWMQGSPFDNLGFFILMAGTTALMLFDFGYFREQMCCIACPYARMQSVLLDKDSMIVSYDPSRGEPRAKRGKKVLQQEAEGLIEAKGDCIDCGACVRTCPTGIDIRNGLQLECIACTQCIDACDHIMDGIGKPRGLVRYTSEHEVEGTPTKIVRPRTIIYSTLILAIFVALFSLLAMREPINVNVGRSVGAPYIQMTPQEIANRIRFRVQNQGGQEISFTIKALSPASAKVIVAGPPVTKLARGEMKRVDTFVTVPNGVFSGSDQVPAKFEVTFSNGYKVESDFTLLGPTVRK; this comes from the coding sequence ATGTCTAAGTTTCTCATTGAAAACATTGAAATACTGCCCGCCGATGAAGAGGTAATCAGTATTATGACCAAAGATGGCCATCGGAAATGGATGTATCCCATTAAGTCCTCTGGTCGGTTTTACAATGCCCGTTTGATAGTGGGCTGGTTGTTGATCGCGTTCTTTGTCTCATTACCTATGATCAAGATCAATGGCCAACCTGCTGTTTTAGTTGATTTCATCCACCGGAAATTTGCATTATTCGGTCAAACGTTCTACCCGACGGATACGTTCCTTCTCCTACTCTTTATGGTGGGGACGATTCTCTCCGTCATCATTGGAACGGCTTTTCTTGGGCGCGTTTGGTGTGGGTGGGGTTGCCCACAAACGGTTTATTTAGAATTTGTGTATCGCCCCATAGAACGATGGCTTGAAGGCCCAGAACATGTGCGCCGCCGCCGTGATATGAGTCCTATGAGCTTTGACGCATTCTGGCGAAAAGCAGTTAAGTTTGTTCTGTACTTAATGATTAGTTTTGCATTGGCGAATGTTTTTGTGTCCTATTTCGTAGGGTGGGATCACCTCCTTGATTGGATGCAAGGCTCGCCTTTTGACAATCTTGGCTTCTTCATTTTAATGGCAGGGACAACAGCCCTCATGCTCTTTGATTTCGGCTACTTCCGTGAACAAATGTGCTGCATTGCTTGCCCTTATGCTCGGATGCAATCTGTCTTATTAGACAAAGACTCGATGATTGTATCCTACGACCCCAGTCGTGGAGAACCTCGTGCCAAACGGGGTAAAAAAGTCCTTCAACAAGAAGCAGAAGGTCTTATTGAAGCCAAAGGGGATTGTATAGATTGTGGCGCTTGTGTGAGAACGTGTCCTACGGGAATAGACATCCGCAATGGCCTGCAATTGGAATGTATTGCGTGTACACAATGCATTGATGCTTGCGATCACATCATGGATGGTATCGGCAAACCCAGAGGTTTGGTACGCTACACTTCCGAGCACGAGGTCGAAGGTACGCCTACCAAAATTGTTCGACCAAGAACCATTATATATTCGACCTTGATTTTAGCCATTTTTGTGGCCTTGTTCTCCTTACTGGCGATGCGTGAACCGATAAATGTGAACGTAGGCCGGAGTGTAGGCGCGCCTTACATCCAAATGACACCGCAGGAAATTGCCAACCGAATCCGATTCCGCGTTCAAAACCAAGGTGGGCAGGAAATTAGTTTCACAATTAAAGCCTTATCCCCCGCGAGTGCGAAAGTCATTGTAGCTGGCCCCCCAGTTACTAAACTTGCACGTGGCGAAATGAAACGGGTGGATACCTTCGTTACGGTTCCAAATGGAGTGTTTTCAGGATCGGATCAAGTACCTGCTAAGTTTGAGGTGACGTTCTCTAATGGCTACAAAGTGGAGTCGGACTTCACGCTCTTGGGACCTACCGTAAGAAAATAA
- a CDS encoding c-type cytochrome, whose product MSTPNTDKSKKNVDVVIHTYDGIQEYDNMMPGWWALIFVITIFWSAIYVIIYYDRDTYQEDLTASLEEVNALRAKADQAGFGKDVTEEKLIGFTQDKAQAAKGKTVYTTNCVACHGANGEGGIGANLTDEYWLHGGDRVSVFNTITKGFVDKGMPGWEASISSTDRAALVAYVYSLAGTNPPNAKAPQGEKFAPPAADAPAAPPKQ is encoded by the coding sequence ATGAGTACGCCAAATACCGATAAGTCCAAAAAAAATGTGGACGTGGTCATCCACACCTATGATGGCATTCAGGAGTATGACAACATGATGCCCGGTTGGTGGGCACTAATTTTTGTCATTACCATTTTCTGGTCTGCGATCTATGTCATCATCTACTATGATCGCGATACCTATCAAGAGGACTTAACCGCCAGTTTAGAAGAAGTGAATGCCCTACGAGCAAAAGCAGATCAAGCTGGTTTTGGGAAAGATGTTACAGAAGAAAAACTGATAGGCTTCACACAAGACAAAGCCCAAGCTGCAAAAGGAAAAACCGTCTATACCACGAACTGCGTGGCCTGTCATGGTGCTAACGGTGAAGGCGGTATTGGGGCCAACCTTACAGACGAATATTGGCTGCATGGTGGAGACCGCGTTTCTGTCTTTAACACCATTACCAAAGGTTTTGTAGATAAGGGAATGCCCGGATGGGAAGCCTCGATCTCTAGCACCGATCGTGCAGCATTGGTCGCCTATGTGTATAGTTTGGCCGGAACCAATCCGCCCAATGCTAAAGCCCCTCAAGGCGAAAAATTTGCCCCTCCTGCAGCTGATGCTCCAGCCGCTCCACCGAAGCAATAA